One genomic segment of Coffea arabica cultivar ET-39 chromosome 6e, Coffea Arabica ET-39 HiFi, whole genome shotgun sequence includes these proteins:
- the LOC113697023 gene encoding uncharacterized protein isoform X2: MDDVPIHKIQISGPALASLLLRFSSSPGAIHGLLFGHVTVSATSSLSDDPTSNLDPSSADADAGTAIPLLTATVTSFLSLPSHLPLPLQPLPNPNPPSSSLLGWFSARRRTPLRPSLNDSTTTHALSSSTSLSFTPPQCSNLHTLTLPPSLFLLLTSPLQDQLVHTHQYKAFHYRISTDSFEPKSLDIVNIGPSFRSHYGSFSTNSPFPLLPCEWRCSNAMAEDDQRETLGSLKKDLNDQKELDLCAEDFEVGRLNRLMGSQAANYTAELEDLYNKMLAKLDGLSRLVENSSAKVLEQILQY; encoded by the exons ATGGACGACGTTCCTATTCACAAGATCCAAATTTCTGGTCCTGCACTGGCCTCCCTACTCCTCCGTTTCTCCTCTTCCCCCGGTGCTATTCACGGCCTTCTCTTCGGCCACGTCACTGTCTCCGCGACCTCCTCTCTCTCCGACGATCCCACCTCCAATCTAGACCCTTCTTCCGCTGATGCCGACGCTGGCACCGCCATTCCGCTTCTTACAGCCACAGTCACCTCCTTCCTCTCCCTCCCTTCGCACCTCCCTCTCCCACTCCAACCCCTCCCGAATCCTAACCCAccttcctcctccctcctcGGCTGGTTCTCCGCCCGCCGCAGAACCCCTCTCCGCCCCTCCCTTAACGATTCCACCACCACGCACGCTCTCTCCTCCTCTACTTCCCTCTCCTTCACTCCTCCACAATGCTCCAATCTTCACACCCTCACCCTTCCCCCTTCTCTGTTCCTCCTCCTAACCTCGCCCTTGCAAGATCAGCTCGTCCATACGCACCAGTATAAAGCTTTCCACTATCGAATTTCTACCGATTCCTTCGAACCCAAAAGCTTAGATATTGTCAACATTGGCCCATCTTTCCGATCCCATTATGGGTCTTTTAGCACCAACTCTCCGTTTCCCTTGCTACCCTGTGAGTGGAGGTGCTCCAATGCCATGGCTGAGGATGACCAAAGAGAAACTTTAGGGTCTTTGAAGAAGGACCTCAATGATCAGAAGGAGTTGGACTTGTGTGCTGAGGATTTTGAAGTTGGGAGGTTGAATAGACTAATGGGTTCTCAGGCTGCAAATTACACAGCTGAGTTGGAGGATTTATACAATAAAATGCTTGCCAAGCTGGATGGACTGTCCAGGCTGGTGGAGAACAGCTCTGCTAAGGTTCTTGAACAG ATTCTTCAATATTGA
- the LOC113697023 gene encoding uncharacterized protein isoform X1 produces MDDVPIHKIQISGPALASLLLRFSSSPGAIHGLLFGHVTVSATSSLSDDPTSNLDPSSADADAGTAIPLLTATVTSFLSLPSHLPLPLQPLPNPNPPSSSLLGWFSARRRTPLRPSLNDSTTTHALSSSTSLSFTPPQCSNLHTLTLPPSLFLLLTSPLQDQLVHTHQYKAFHYRISTDSFEPKSLDIVNIGPSFRSHYGSFSTNSPFPLLPCEWRCSNAMAEDDQRETLGSLKKDLNDQKELDLCAEDFEVGRLNRLMGSQAANYTAELEDLYNKMLAKLDGLSRLVENSSAKVLEQEHHNMKLRLKVAGLE; encoded by the exons ATGGACGACGTTCCTATTCACAAGATCCAAATTTCTGGTCCTGCACTGGCCTCCCTACTCCTCCGTTTCTCCTCTTCCCCCGGTGCTATTCACGGCCTTCTCTTCGGCCACGTCACTGTCTCCGCGACCTCCTCTCTCTCCGACGATCCCACCTCCAATCTAGACCCTTCTTCCGCTGATGCCGACGCTGGCACCGCCATTCCGCTTCTTACAGCCACAGTCACCTCCTTCCTCTCCCTCCCTTCGCACCTCCCTCTCCCACTCCAACCCCTCCCGAATCCTAACCCAccttcctcctccctcctcGGCTGGTTCTCCGCCCGCCGCAGAACCCCTCTCCGCCCCTCCCTTAACGATTCCACCACCACGCACGCTCTCTCCTCCTCTACTTCCCTCTCCTTCACTCCTCCACAATGCTCCAATCTTCACACCCTCACCCTTCCCCCTTCTCTGTTCCTCCTCCTAACCTCGCCCTTGCAAGATCAGCTCGTCCATACGCACCAGTATAAAGCTTTCCACTATCGAATTTCTACCGATTCCTTCGAACCCAAAAGCTTAGATATTGTCAACATTGGCCCATCTTTCCGATCCCATTATGGGTCTTTTAGCACCAACTCTCCGTTTCCCTTGCTACCCTGTGAGTGGAGGTGCTCCAATGCCATGGCTGAGGATGACCAAAGAGAAACTTTAGGGTCTTTGAAGAAGGACCTCAATGATCAGAAGGAGTTGGACTTGTGTGCTGAGGATTTTGAAGTTGGGAGGTTGAATAGACTAATGGGTTCTCAGGCTGCAAATTACACAGCTGAGTTGGAGGATTTATACAATAAAATGCTTGCCAAGCTGGATGGACTGTCCAGGCTGGTGGAGAACAGCTCTGCTAAGGTTCTTGAACAG GAACATCACAATATGAAGTTGAGGCTTAAAGTAGCGGGATTGGAATAA
- the LOC113694818 gene encoding probably inactive leucine-rich repeat receptor-like protein kinase IMK2, translating into MDTCVVGCPNDTRSYSSRLIPKSAWCRAEDGKREKWKKPPHWRWHHTSMLFPFLLLLFAFPLVSGKKWDGVIVTQADYQALRALKHEFVDFRGVLSSWNDSGPGACSGGWVGIKCVNGQVIAIQLPYKGLGGRISEKIGQLQALRRLSLHDNLLVGPVPTSLGFLYDLRGVYLFNNRLSGSIPPSIGNCPVLQTLDLSNNQLIGAIPYNLANSTRIYRLNLSFNAISGRIPMSLTHFPSLTFLALQHNNLSGSIPDTWGLSIRQNSSYQLQSLTLDHNLLFGNVPPSLSKLSILQKLDLGHNQIFGTIPSELGSLSRLQELDLSSNSLNGSFPDSFSNLSSLVSLNLKNNFLDNQIPATLDRLQNLSVLNLSHNQFKGPIPLSIGNITSLTLLDLSENNFTGEIPTSLADLPKLASLDVSYNNLSGMVPSTLSKKFNSSSFVGNLQLCGYSFSTRCSSPPPQNLPSPSQGTSKHHHRKLSTKDIILIAAGAMLVVLLLLCCVLLCCLIRKKAASKAKNGKASVLAPTGRGTKAVPTAGTELESGAEAGGKLVHFDGPFVFTADDLLCATAEIMGKSTYGTAYKATLEDSNQVAVKRLREKITKGQKDFEIEVAELGKIRHPNILALRAYYLGPKGEKLLVYDYMLNGSLASFLHARGPETTIAWLTRMTIIVGITRGLCFLHTKENIVHGNLTSSNVLLDEQKIPKIADVGLSRLMTSAGNTNVIATAGTLGYRAPELSKLKNANSKTDVYSLGMIMLELLTGKSPSEATDGLDLPQWVASIVKEEWTNEVFDVELMRDASNIGDELLNTLKLALHCVDPSPGARPECDQILQKLEEIKPDLVANLPTSSADDGTELPVKSTE; encoded by the exons ATGGATACTTGTGTTGTTGGATGTCCAAATGATACGCGCAGTTATTCATCTCGGCTTATACCAAAGTCTGCTTGGTGCAGGGCTGAGGATGGTAagagagaaaaatggaagaagCCACCACATTGGCGCTGGCATCACACAAGCATGCTCTTTCCGTTTCTGCTTCTTCTTTTCGCCTTTCCACTTGTTTCAGGCAAGAAATGGGATGGGGTTATTGTGACTCAAGCAGACTATCAAGCCCTCAGGGCCTTGAAACATGAATTCGTGGACTTCAGAGGTGTCTTGAGCAGCTGGAATGATAGCGGTCCTGGAGCTTGTTCCGGTGGGTGGGTTGGAATCAAGTGTGTCAATGGGCAGGTCATAGCCATCCAACTTCCCTACAAGGGATTGGGAGGCAGAATCTCTGAAAAGATTGGCCAGTTGCAAGCCCTTCGCAGGCTCAGCCTCCACGACAATCTCCTTGTCGGCCCGGTCCCTACTTCCCTTGGCTTCCTTTATGATCTCAGAGGCGTTTATCTCTTCAACAACAGGCTCTCCGGTTCAATTCCTCCATCCATTGGTAACTGCCCTGTCCTTCAGACTCTTGATCTTAGCAACAATCAGCTCATTGGAGCAATTCCTTATAACCTTGCAAACTCTACCAGAATATATAGACTCAACTTGAGCTTTAACGCCATTTCTGGTAGAATTCCAATGAGTCTCACTCACTTCCCTTCACTTACTTTTCTCGCTCTCCAGCACAACAACCTCTCCGGTTCCATACCTGATACTTGGGGTCTTTCAATACGCCAAAATAGCTCTTATCAACTCCAATCCTTGACCCTAGATCATAATCTTCTTTTTGGAAACGTACCACCTTCCCTCAGCAAGTTGAGCATCCTCCAGAAGCTTGATTTGGGTCATAATCAGATTTTTGGAACAATTCCCAGCGAATTAGGTAGTCTTTCAAGGCTTCAGGAGCTGGATTTATCCAGCAATTCTCTTAACGGAAGCTTTCCTGATAGCTTTTCCAACCTCTCATCTCTAGTTTCCCTGAATCTCAAGAACAATTTCCTGGACAACCAAATCCCGGCTACCCTGGACagattacaaaatctctcagtaCTGAACCTGAGTCATAACCAATTCAAAGGTCCTATCCCACTCAGTATTGGAAACATCACCAGTCTAACTCTGCTTGATTTGTCCGAGAACAATTTCACTGGGGAGATTCCAACATCCCTTGCCGATTTACCCAAACTCGCCTCCTTAGATGTTTCATACAATAACCTTTCTGGGATGGTTCCATCAACCCTTTCCAAGAAGTTCAATTCCAGCTCTTTTGTTGGAAATCTCCAGCTATGTGGATACAGTTTCTCAACTAGATGCTCTTCTCCTCCACCTCAAAATTTACCGTCCCCATCACAAGGCACTTCTAAGCATCACCATCGCAAACTTAGTACCAAAGACATAATCCTTATTGCAGCTGGAGCCATGCTGGTAGTTTTACTGCTTCTTTGCTGTGTACTACTATGCTGCTTGATCAGGAAAAAGGCAGCTTCCAAAGCAAAGAATGGCAAAGCAAGTGTTCTGGCTCCAACTGGCAGGGGAACCAAGGCAGTTCCAACAGCAGGAACTGAACTTGAATCAGGGGCTGAAGCTGGTGGAAAGCTGGTCCATTTTGATGGTCCTTTTGTATTTACAGCCGATGATTTGTTATGTGCAACAGCAGAAATAATGGGGAAGAGCACTTATGGGACAGCTTATAAGGCAACCTTGGAGGATAGTAACCAAGTTGCTGTAAAGAGGCTAAGAGAGAAGATAACAAAAGGGCAGAAAGACTTTGAAATTGAGGTTGCTGAACTCGGAAAGATTCGGCATCCAAATATTTTAGCTCTCAGAGCCTATTACTTGGGACCTAAAGGAGAGAAGCTTCTTGTCTATGATTATATGCTTAATGGAAGTCTGGCATCTTTTCTCCACG CTCGAGGGCCAGAAACCACAATTGCGTGGCTAACAAGGATGACCATAATCGTTGGCATTACACGAGGCCTCTGCTTCTTGCACACAAAAGAAAACATTGTACACGGGAATTTGACATCAAGCAACGTGCTGCTCGATGAACAAAAGATTCCCAAGATTGCAGATGTTGGCCTCTCCAGGCTCATGACAAGCGCAGGAAACACCAATGTTATTGCCACTGCTGGCACACTTGGCTATCGTGCTCCGGAGCTTTCAAAACTCAAGAATGCCAACAGTAAGACCGACGTGTACAGCCTTGGCATGATCATGTTGGAGCTCTTAACGGGGAAATCTCCGAGTGAGGCAACAGATGGGCTTGACTTGCCTCAGTGGGTGGCATCAATTGTGAAAGAGGAGTGGACTAATGAAGTCTTTGACGTGGAGCTAATGAGGGATGCATCCAACATCGGGGATGAGCTGCTCAACACATTGAAGTTAGCTCTGCACTGCGTTGATCCTTCACCAGGAGCAAGGCCCGAATGTGATCAAATTCTCCAGAAACTGGAGGAGATAAAGCCAGACCTTGTTGCCAATCTCCCCACAAGTTCGGCTGATGATGGCACTGAACTTCCAGTGAAAAGTACTGAATGA